From the genome of Eucalyptus grandis isolate ANBG69807.140 chromosome 2, ASM1654582v1, whole genome shotgun sequence, one region includes:
- the LOC104416509 gene encoding dual specificity protein phosphatase PHS1 isoform X4 — protein sequence MSKEQTESHLQRRQVQPMRDSEEKEEDKELDLGAEEPDAPLPLTATSRFLYMLGDITTGPAHRFSQWLELVRKRSGRCRSSGFPHRPHRICDTMPQSGTEASTSDSKPSLSPEQFSEISLWERLGKAATLNIESSSFSWAMLSSLHHTEHSSSTEHSEDEMNKPLEVTVNSGGVVFFGLFNLPSIGDAFPKEAVAVIKISSSRMATQSERLGYEFAKWLGIQTPQARVIHNSSPEWLQIKEAAEQAKMTAISEGDDIGEVTCAELLEALELGRCLLLMSYVHGSPLMESSAAFESREAAENTAAALGRVLMLDLVIRNEDRLPCRQLRWRGNPANLLCADKMASSGADALEEAFDSVVQRYRPRVLRALQKERRATSVDSRLSAHNSALISQTSDPSDVTESPKSTNMSQKSGMSNESTSSAFHIVAIDSGVPRRPPHGKRANDQANYPKLVELLLNSSEYASNLLHEISGGRLGSPPLQDGENIDEMCLAEVASVVHEFRNGFRAALRDLQGFHIFLLALHQKLDSLSRSFFNIINKTSWGDFDKEDLVVPESHSAAAGVPSSSPKKERGAPYHTDLSDSELQRAAPRSSSGNKESSDSSSPLSRENWHGKLCKGSGESFRSLRLTAKIRDFHKYAKVDADSSKDLEQWNEMLKTDAVKLCQENNFNTGFFEGNDNNSIIDAYELKVRLEHILERIALISEAANTERPSSITSSLFIGGALAARSVFTLQHLNITHVLCLCSNEIGQSDSQYPDLFKYKNFSISDDEETNISSIFAEACDFIDHVEKIGGKVLVHCFEGRSRSATMVIAYLMLRKNFTLLDAWSTLKRAHRRAQPNDGFARILLDLDRKLHGKVSMEWQQRKPVMKVCSICGKNAGLSSSSLKLHLQKAHKKLSSGSVDSAMTMEIQKALTALKISRGGSVSPTSRRSPVMDEE from the exons ATGTCTAAAGAGCAGACGGAGAGCCATCTCCAGCGACGACAGGTCCAG CCCATGCGGGATTcggaggagaaagaggaagacaagGAGTTGGATCTGGGTGCTGAGGAGCCCGACGCTCCACTTCCCCTCACCGCCACTTCTCGG TTCCTGTACATGTTGGGCGATATAACGACGGGCCCGGCTCACAGGTTCAGCCAGTGGCTGGAATTGGTGCGCAAGCGCAGTGGCCGTTGCCGATCTTCTGGCTTCCCCCATCGCCCCCACCGTATTTGTGATACCATGCCACAATCTGG GACTGAAGCTTCGACTAGTGATTCGAAACCTAGCCTATCCCCCGAGCAGTTCTCAGAAATTAGTTTGTGGGAAAGACTAGGGAAAGCTGCAACGCTTAATATTGAGTCGAGCTCTTTCTCATGGGCCATGCTTTCCTCTCTTCACCACACTGAACACAGCAGCAGCACTGAACATTCCGAGGATGAAATGAATAAACCTCTCGAG GTGACTGTCAATTCGGGGGGAGTTGTCTTCTTTGGGCTATTTAATCTGCCTAGTATTGGTGATGCATTTCCAAAGGAAGCTGTTGCTGTTATAAAGATATCATCATCTAGGATGGCCACGCAATCCGAACGCCTAGGCTATGAATTTGCAAAGTGGTTGGGCATCCAAACTCCTCAG GCCAGAGTCATTCATAATTCTAGCCCCGAATGGCTTCAAATAAAGGAAGCTGCAGAGCAAGCAAAAATGACAGCAATTTCAGAGGGAGATGATATTGGTGAAGTGACATGTGCAGAACTCTTGGAAGCTCTTGAGCTTGGTCGATGCCTTCTTCTGATGAG TTATGTACATGGTTCTCCGTTAATGGAAAGTTCAGCTGCATTTGAGTCTCGGGAAGCTGCAGAAAATACAGCAGCAGCTCTTGGCAGGGTCTTGATGCTGGACCTTGTGATCAGAAATGAAGACAGACTTCCTTGTCGTCAGCTACGGTGGCGGGGAAATCCTGCCAATCTATTATGTGCTGACAAGATGGCTTCCTCAGGGGCAGATGCATTGGAGGAGGCTTTTGATTCTGTGGTCCAGAGGTATAGACCAAGGGTCCTTAGAGCTCTTCAGAAGGAAAGGAGGGCAACATCTGTTGATAGTAGATTGAGTGCTCATAATTCTGCTCTCATATCACAGACTTCCGACCCTTCTGATGTCACTGAATCACCAAAATCTACCAATATGAGCCAAAAGAGTGGGATGTCAAATGAGTCGACATCATCTGCTTTTCACATTGTGGCAATTGACTCTGGTGTGCCGCGTCGACCTCCACATGGAAAACGGGCAAATGACCAAGCAAATTATCCCAAGTTAGTTGAGCTGCTTCTCAATAGTTCTGAGTACGCATCGAACTTGTTGCATGAAATAAGCGGCGGCAGGTTAGGATCACCTCCTTTGCAGGATGGTGAAAATATAGATGAGATGTGTCTGGCTGAGGTTGCCTCTGTTGTCCATGAATTCCGTAATGGATTTCGTGCTGCTCTCAGGGACCTGCAAGGCTTCCATATTTTTTTACTTGCTCTTCACCAAAAACTGGATTCCTTATCACGATCTTTCTTTAACATAATTAACAAGACATCTTGGGGGGATTTTGACAAAGAGGACCTGGTGGTCCCTGAGTCACACTCAGCAGCTGCTGGTGTTCCAAGCTCTTCACCTAAGAAGGAACGGGGTGCTCCTTACCATACAGATTTAAGTGATTCAGAGTTGCAAAGAGCCGCACCGAGGTCATCTTCAGGAAATAAAGAAAGCTCAGATTCTAGTTCTCCTCTATCGCGAGAAAATTGGCATGGAAAACTCTGCAAAGGGAGTGGAGAGTCCTTTCGTAGCCTGCGCTTGACGGCAAAAATACGTGACTTTCATAAATATGCTAAG GTTGATGCTGACTCAAGTAAGGATTTGGAGCAGTGGAATGAGATGCTTAAGACTGATGCTGTAAAACTTTGTCAGGAAAACAATTTCAATACAGGATTTTTTGAGGGAAATGATAATAATAGTATAATCGATGCTTATGAATTGAAG GTTAGACTGGAACACATTCTTGAAAGGATAGCATTAATTTCTGAAGCAGCAAATACGGAGAGGCCATCTTCAATTACAAGTAGCTTGTTTATTGGTGGGGCTTTGGCAGCAAGATCAGTTTTTACACTGCAACATTTAAACATCACCCATGTTTTATGTTTGTGTTCCAATGAAATTGGACAATCAGATTCTCAGTATCCCGATTTGTTTAAATACAAGAACTTCTCT ATAAGTGATGATGAAGAGACCAATATCAGCAGTATTTTTGCTGAAGCATGCGATTTCATTGATCATGTAGAGAAGATAGGTGGGAAGGTGCTCGTTCATTGCTTTGAAGGCAGAAGCAGAAGTGCCACAATGGTGATTGCTTACTTGATGCTCAGGAA AAATTTCACTCTGTTAGATGCATGGAGTACCCTTAAACGAGCTCATCGGCGAGCGCAACCAAATGACGGGTTTGCTAGAATCCTTCTGGATCTTGACCGGAAGTTGCATGGGAAGGTCTCTATGGAATGGCAACAAAGAAAACCGGTGATGAAAGTCTGCTCTATCTGTGGGAAGAATGCCGGCCTCAGCAGCAGCTCACTCAAACTGCATTTGCAAAAGGCTCACAAGAAGCTATCGTCTGGGAGTGTGGATAGTGCAATGACAATGGAAATTCAAAAAGCGCTGACCGCACTTAAAATAAGTCGAGGCGGAAGTGTCAGCCCCACAAGCAGACGATCTCCTGTAATGGATGAGGAGTAA
- the LOC104416509 gene encoding dual specificity protein phosphatase PHS1 isoform X6 — MSKEQTESHLQRRQVQPMRDSEEKEEDKELDLGAEEPDAPLPLTATSRFLYMLGDITTGPAHRFSQWLELVRKRSGRCRSSGFPHRPHRICDTMPQSGSCRTEASTSDSKPSLSPEQFSEISLWERLGKAATLNIESSSFSWAMLSSLHHTEHSSSTEHSEDEMNKPLEVTVNSGGVVFFGLFNLPSIGDAFPKEAVAVIKISSSRMATQSERLGYEFAKWLGIQTPQARVIHNSSPEWLQIKEAAEQAKMTAISEGDDIGEVTCAELLEALELGRCLLLMSYVHGSPLMESSAAFESREAAENTAAALGRVLMLDLVIRNEDRLPCRQLRWRGNPANLLCADKMASSGADALEEAFDSVVQRYRPRVLRALQKERRATSVDSRLSAHNSALISQTSDPSDVTESPKSTNMSQKSGMSNESTSSAFHIVAIDSGVPRRPPHGKRANDQANYPKLVELLLNSSEYASNLLHEISGGRLGSPPLQDGENIDEMCLAEVASVVHEFRNGFRAALRDLQGFHIFLLALHQKLDSLSRSFFNIINKTSWGDFDKEDLVVPESHSAAAGVPSSSPKKERGAPYHTDLSDSELQRAAPRSSSGNKESSDSSSPLSRENWHGKLCKGSGESFRSLRLTAKIRDFHKYAKVDADSSKDLEQWNEMLKTDAVKLCQENNFNTGFFEGNDNNSIIDAYELKVRLEHILERIALISEAANTERPSSITSSLFIEKIGGKVLVHCFEGRSRSATMVIAYLMLRKNFTLLDAWSTLKRAHRRAQPNDGFARILLDLDRKLHGKVSMEWQQRKPVMKVCSICGKNAGLSSSSLKLHLQKAHKKLSSGSVDSAMTMEIQKALTALKISRGGSVSPTSRRSPVMDEE, encoded by the exons ATGTCTAAAGAGCAGACGGAGAGCCATCTCCAGCGACGACAGGTCCAG CCCATGCGGGATTcggaggagaaagaggaagacaagGAGTTGGATCTGGGTGCTGAGGAGCCCGACGCTCCACTTCCCCTCACCGCCACTTCTCGG TTCCTGTACATGTTGGGCGATATAACGACGGGCCCGGCTCACAGGTTCAGCCAGTGGCTGGAATTGGTGCGCAAGCGCAGTGGCCGTTGCCGATCTTCTGGCTTCCCCCATCGCCCCCACCGTATTTGTGATACCATGCCACAATCTGG ATCATGCAGGACTGAAGCTTCGACTAGTGATTCGAAACCTAGCCTATCCCCCGAGCAGTTCTCAGAAATTAGTTTGTGGGAAAGACTAGGGAAAGCTGCAACGCTTAATATTGAGTCGAGCTCTTTCTCATGGGCCATGCTTTCCTCTCTTCACCACACTGAACACAGCAGCAGCACTGAACATTCCGAGGATGAAATGAATAAACCTCTCGAG GTGACTGTCAATTCGGGGGGAGTTGTCTTCTTTGGGCTATTTAATCTGCCTAGTATTGGTGATGCATTTCCAAAGGAAGCTGTTGCTGTTATAAAGATATCATCATCTAGGATGGCCACGCAATCCGAACGCCTAGGCTATGAATTTGCAAAGTGGTTGGGCATCCAAACTCCTCAG GCCAGAGTCATTCATAATTCTAGCCCCGAATGGCTTCAAATAAAGGAAGCTGCAGAGCAAGCAAAAATGACAGCAATTTCAGAGGGAGATGATATTGGTGAAGTGACATGTGCAGAACTCTTGGAAGCTCTTGAGCTTGGTCGATGCCTTCTTCTGATGAG TTATGTACATGGTTCTCCGTTAATGGAAAGTTCAGCTGCATTTGAGTCTCGGGAAGCTGCAGAAAATACAGCAGCAGCTCTTGGCAGGGTCTTGATGCTGGACCTTGTGATCAGAAATGAAGACAGACTTCCTTGTCGTCAGCTACGGTGGCGGGGAAATCCTGCCAATCTATTATGTGCTGACAAGATGGCTTCCTCAGGGGCAGATGCATTGGAGGAGGCTTTTGATTCTGTGGTCCAGAGGTATAGACCAAGGGTCCTTAGAGCTCTTCAGAAGGAAAGGAGGGCAACATCTGTTGATAGTAGATTGAGTGCTCATAATTCTGCTCTCATATCACAGACTTCCGACCCTTCTGATGTCACTGAATCACCAAAATCTACCAATATGAGCCAAAAGAGTGGGATGTCAAATGAGTCGACATCATCTGCTTTTCACATTGTGGCAATTGACTCTGGTGTGCCGCGTCGACCTCCACATGGAAAACGGGCAAATGACCAAGCAAATTATCCCAAGTTAGTTGAGCTGCTTCTCAATAGTTCTGAGTACGCATCGAACTTGTTGCATGAAATAAGCGGCGGCAGGTTAGGATCACCTCCTTTGCAGGATGGTGAAAATATAGATGAGATGTGTCTGGCTGAGGTTGCCTCTGTTGTCCATGAATTCCGTAATGGATTTCGTGCTGCTCTCAGGGACCTGCAAGGCTTCCATATTTTTTTACTTGCTCTTCACCAAAAACTGGATTCCTTATCACGATCTTTCTTTAACATAATTAACAAGACATCTTGGGGGGATTTTGACAAAGAGGACCTGGTGGTCCCTGAGTCACACTCAGCAGCTGCTGGTGTTCCAAGCTCTTCACCTAAGAAGGAACGGGGTGCTCCTTACCATACAGATTTAAGTGATTCAGAGTTGCAAAGAGCCGCACCGAGGTCATCTTCAGGAAATAAAGAAAGCTCAGATTCTAGTTCTCCTCTATCGCGAGAAAATTGGCATGGAAAACTCTGCAAAGGGAGTGGAGAGTCCTTTCGTAGCCTGCGCTTGACGGCAAAAATACGTGACTTTCATAAATATGCTAAG GTTGATGCTGACTCAAGTAAGGATTTGGAGCAGTGGAATGAGATGCTTAAGACTGATGCTGTAAAACTTTGTCAGGAAAACAATTTCAATACAGGATTTTTTGAGGGAAATGATAATAATAGTATAATCGATGCTTATGAATTGAAG GTTAGACTGGAACACATTCTTGAAAGGATAGCATTAATTTCTGAAGCAGCAAATACGGAGAGGCCATCTTCAATTACAAGTAGCTTGTTTATTG AGAAGATAGGTGGGAAGGTGCTCGTTCATTGCTTTGAAGGCAGAAGCAGAAGTGCCACAATGGTGATTGCTTACTTGATGCTCAGGAA AAATTTCACTCTGTTAGATGCATGGAGTACCCTTAAACGAGCTCATCGGCGAGCGCAACCAAATGACGGGTTTGCTAGAATCCTTCTGGATCTTGACCGGAAGTTGCATGGGAAGGTCTCTATGGAATGGCAACAAAGAAAACCGGTGATGAAAGTCTGCTCTATCTGTGGGAAGAATGCCGGCCTCAGCAGCAGCTCACTCAAACTGCATTTGCAAAAGGCTCACAAGAAGCTATCGTCTGGGAGTGTGGATAGTGCAATGACAATGGAAATTCAAAAAGCGCTGACCGCACTTAAAATAAGTCGAGGCGGAAGTGTCAGCCCCACAAGCAGACGATCTCCTGTAATGGATGAGGAGTAA
- the LOC104416509 gene encoding dual specificity protein phosphatase PHS1 isoform X2, with amino-acid sequence MSKEQTESHLQRRQVQPMRDSEEKEEDKELDLGAEEPDAPLPLTATSRFLYMLGDITTGPAHRFSQWLELVRKRSGRCRSSGFPHRPHRICDTMPQSGSCRTEASTSDSKPSLSPEQFSEISLWERLGKAATLNIESSSFSWAMLSSLHHTEHSSSTEHSEDEMNKPLEVTVNSGGVVFFGLFNLPSIGDAFPKEAVAVIKISSSRMATQSERLGYEFAKWLGIQTPQARVIHNSSPEWLQIKEAAEQAKMTAISEGDDIGEVTCAELLEALELGRCLLLMSYVHGSPLMESSAAFESREAAENTAAALGRVLMLDLVIRNEDRLPCRQLRWRGNPANLLCADKMASSGADALEEAFDSVVQRYRPRVLRALQKERRATSVDSRLSAHNSALISQTSDPSDVTESPKSTNMSQKSGMSNESTSSAFHIVAIDSGVPRRPPHGKRANDQANYPKLVELLLNSSEYASNLLHEISGGRLGSPPLQDGENIDEMCLAEVASVVHEFRNGFRAALRDLQGFHIFLLALHQKLDSLSRSFFNIINKTSWGDFDKEDLVVPESHSAAAGVPSSSPKKERGAPYHTDLSDSELQRAAPRSSSGNKESSDSSSPLSRENWHGKLCKGSGESFRSLRLTAKIRDFHKYAKVDADSSKDLEQWNEMLKTDAVKLCQENNFNTGFFEGNDNNSIIDAYELKVRLEHILERIALISEAANTERPSSITSSLFIGGALAARSVFTLQHLNITHVLCLCSNEIGQSDSQYPDLFKYKNFSISDDEETNISSIFAEACDFIDHVEKIGGKVLVHCFEGRSRSATMVIAYLMLRKNFTLLDAWSTLKRAHRRAQPNDGFARILLDLDRKLHGKVSMEWQQRKPVMKVCSICGKNAGLSSSSLKLHLQKAHKKLSSGSVDSAMTMEIQKALTALKISRGGSVSPTSRRSPVMDEE; translated from the exons ATGTCTAAAGAGCAGACGGAGAGCCATCTCCAGCGACGACAGGTCCAG CCCATGCGGGATTcggaggagaaagaggaagacaagGAGTTGGATCTGGGTGCTGAGGAGCCCGACGCTCCACTTCCCCTCACCGCCACTTCTCGG TTCCTGTACATGTTGGGCGATATAACGACGGGCCCGGCTCACAGGTTCAGCCAGTGGCTGGAATTGGTGCGCAAGCGCAGTGGCCGTTGCCGATCTTCTGGCTTCCCCCATCGCCCCCACCGTATTTGTGATACCATGCCACAATCTGG ATCATGCAGGACTGAAGCTTCGACTAGTGATTCGAAACCTAGCCTATCCCCCGAGCAGTTCTCAGAAATTAGTTTGTGGGAAAGACTAGGGAAAGCTGCAACGCTTAATATTGAGTCGAGCTCTTTCTCATGGGCCATGCTTTCCTCTCTTCACCACACTGAACACAGCAGCAGCACTGAACATTCCGAGGATGAAATGAATAAACCTCTCGAG GTGACTGTCAATTCGGGGGGAGTTGTCTTCTTTGGGCTATTTAATCTGCCTAGTATTGGTGATGCATTTCCAAAGGAAGCTGTTGCTGTTATAAAGATATCATCATCTAGGATGGCCACGCAATCCGAACGCCTAGGCTATGAATTTGCAAAGTGGTTGGGCATCCAAACTCCTCAG GCCAGAGTCATTCATAATTCTAGCCCCGAATGGCTTCAAATAAAGGAAGCTGCAGAGCAAGCAAAAATGACAGCAATTTCAGAGGGAGATGATATTGGTGAAGTGACATGTGCAGAACTCTTGGAAGCTCTTGAGCTTGGTCGATGCCTTCTTCTGATGAG TTATGTACATGGTTCTCCGTTAATGGAAAGTTCAGCTGCATTTGAGTCTCGGGAAGCTGCAGAAAATACAGCAGCAGCTCTTGGCAGGGTCTTGATGCTGGACCTTGTGATCAGAAATGAAGACAGACTTCCTTGTCGTCAGCTACGGTGGCGGGGAAATCCTGCCAATCTATTATGTGCTGACAAGATGGCTTCCTCAGGGGCAGATGCATTGGAGGAGGCTTTTGATTCTGTGGTCCAGAGGTATAGACCAAGGGTCCTTAGAGCTCTTCAGAAGGAAAGGAGGGCAACATCTGTTGATAGTAGATTGAGTGCTCATAATTCTGCTCTCATATCACAGACTTCCGACCCTTCTGATGTCACTGAATCACCAAAATCTACCAATATGAGCCAAAAGAGTGGGATGTCAAATGAGTCGACATCATCTGCTTTTCACATTGTGGCAATTGACTCTGGTGTGCCGCGTCGACCTCCACATGGAAAACGGGCAAATGACCAAGCAAATTATCCCAAGTTAGTTGAGCTGCTTCTCAATAGTTCTGAGTACGCATCGAACTTGTTGCATGAAATAAGCGGCGGCAGGTTAGGATCACCTCCTTTGCAGGATGGTGAAAATATAGATGAGATGTGTCTGGCTGAGGTTGCCTCTGTTGTCCATGAATTCCGTAATGGATTTCGTGCTGCTCTCAGGGACCTGCAAGGCTTCCATATTTTTTTACTTGCTCTTCACCAAAAACTGGATTCCTTATCACGATCTTTCTTTAACATAATTAACAAGACATCTTGGGGGGATTTTGACAAAGAGGACCTGGTGGTCCCTGAGTCACACTCAGCAGCTGCTGGTGTTCCAAGCTCTTCACCTAAGAAGGAACGGGGTGCTCCTTACCATACAGATTTAAGTGATTCAGAGTTGCAAAGAGCCGCACCGAGGTCATCTTCAGGAAATAAAGAAAGCTCAGATTCTAGTTCTCCTCTATCGCGAGAAAATTGGCATGGAAAACTCTGCAAAGGGAGTGGAGAGTCCTTTCGTAGCCTGCGCTTGACGGCAAAAATACGTGACTTTCATAAATATGCTAAG GTTGATGCTGACTCAAGTAAGGATTTGGAGCAGTGGAATGAGATGCTTAAGACTGATGCTGTAAAACTTTGTCAGGAAAACAATTTCAATACAGGATTTTTTGAGGGAAATGATAATAATAGTATAATCGATGCTTATGAATTGAAG GTTAGACTGGAACACATTCTTGAAAGGATAGCATTAATTTCTGAAGCAGCAAATACGGAGAGGCCATCTTCAATTACAAGTAGCTTGTTTATTGGTGGGGCTTTGGCAGCAAGATCAGTTTTTACACTGCAACATTTAAACATCACCCATGTTTTATGTTTGTGTTCCAATGAAATTGGACAATCAGATTCTCAGTATCCCGATTTGTTTAAATACAAGAACTTCTCT ATAAGTGATGATGAAGAGACCAATATCAGCAGTATTTTTGCTGAAGCATGCGATTTCATTGATCATGTAGAGAAGATAGGTGGGAAGGTGCTCGTTCATTGCTTTGAAGGCAGAAGCAGAAGTGCCACAATGGTGATTGCTTACTTGATGCTCAGGAA AAATTTCACTCTGTTAGATGCATGGAGTACCCTTAAACGAGCTCATCGGCGAGCGCAACCAAATGACGGGTTTGCTAGAATCCTTCTGGATCTTGACCGGAAGTTGCATGGGAAGGTCTCTATGGAATGGCAACAAAGAAAACCGGTGATGAAAGTCTGCTCTATCTGTGGGAAGAATGCCGGCCTCAGCAGCAGCTCACTCAAACTGCATTTGCAAAAGGCTCACAAGAAGCTATCGTCTGGGAGTGTGGATAGTGCAATGACAATGGAAATTCAAAAAGCGCTGACCGCACTTAAAATAAGTCGAGGCGGAAGTGTCAGCCCCACAAGCAGACGATCTCCTGTAATGGATGAGGAGTAA